In a genomic window of Macrobrachium rosenbergii isolate ZJJX-2024 chromosome 44, ASM4041242v1, whole genome shotgun sequence:
- the LOC136829172 gene encoding cuticle protein AMP1A-like: MKIITVLTFATVALGAPQYSYDAPRLQSQGGSSGVNKVIAILRDDRDRDDFGRYSVNVETANGIALQDSGSPDGPKGAVVASGSFSYTSPEGIPVHVRYVADENGFQPQSDLLPVAPEFPHPIPQFVLDQIAFAAQEDARQSKQVSSPSGSYGAPPRFN; encoded by the exons ATGAAGATC ATCACCGTCTTAACCTTTGCCACCGTCGCATTGGGCGCCCCCCAGTACAGCTACGACGCCCCACGCCTTCAGTCCCAAGGAGGAAGCTCGGGCGTCAACAAAGTGATTGCCATCCTCAGAGACGACCGTGATCGGGATGACTTCGGGAGGTACAGCGTCAACGTCGAAACCGCCAACGGCATTGCCTTGCAAGACTCCGGTTCTCCCGACGGACCTAAGGGCGCCGTCGTTGCTTCTGGCTCTTTCTC atacACATCTCCCGAGGGCATTCCCGTTCATGTGAGGTATGTCGCTGACGAGAACGGCTTCCAGCCTCAGTCTGACCTCTTACCAGTGGCCCCCGAATTCCCCCACCCGATTCCTCAGTTCGTCCTCGACCAGATCGCCTTTGCTGCCCAAGAGGACGCTCGCCAGAGCAAGCAGGTCTCATCTCCTTCAGGATCTTATGGTGCTCCTCCAAGGTTCAATTAA
- the LOC136829173 gene encoding cuticle protein AMP1A-like encodes MKIVIIAALATVVLGAPQYSYDAPRLQSQGGSSGVNKVIAILRDDRDRDDFGRYSVNVETANGIALQDSGSPDGPKGAVVASGSFSYTSPEGIPVHVRYVADENGFQPQSDLLPVAPEFPHPIPQFVLDQIAFAAQEDARQSKQVSSPSGSYGAPPRYN; translated from the exons ATGAAGATC GTTATTATTGCTGCTTTGGCAACCGTCGTCTTGGGTGCCCCCCAGTACAGCTACGACGCCCCACGCCTTCAGTCCCAAGGAGGAAGTTCGGGCGTCAACAAAGTGATTGCCATCCTCAGAGACGACCGTGATCGGGATGACTTCGGGAGGTACAGCGTCAACGTCGAAACCGCCAACGGTATTGCCTTGCAAGACTCCGGTTCTCCCGACGGACCCAAGGGCGCCGTCGTTGCTTCTGGCTCTTTCTC atacACATCTCCCGAGGGCATTCCCGTTCATGTGAGGTATGTCGCTGACGAGAACGGTTTCCAGCCTCAGTCTGACCTCCTTCCAGTGGCCCCCGAATTCCCCCACCCGATTCCTCAGTTCGTCCTCGACCAGATCGCCTTTGCTGCCCAAGAAGACGCTCGCCAGAGCAAGCAGGTCTCATCTCCTTCAGGATCTTATGGTGCTCCTCCAAGATACAATTAA